A window of Chryseobacterium shandongense genomic DNA:
AGCGATGTAAAAGACTTAACCTGTATTTCGAACAACGCCGGGGTTGATGATTTCGGATTGGGATTACTGCTTCACAAAAGACAGATCAAAAAAATGATTTCGTCTTATGTAGGAGAAAATGCGGAATTTGAAAGACAGATGCTTTCGGGAGAATTAGAAGTGGAGCTGACTCCTCAGGGAACTTTGGCGGAAAAATGCAGAGCGGCGCAGGCTGGAATTCCGGCTTTTTACACTCCGGCAGGTTTTGGAACTGAAGTGGCAGAAGGAAAAGAAGTAAAAGATTTTAAAGGAAAACCTCACATTCTGGAATATGCTTATGAGGCAGATTTTTCAATTGTAAAAGCATGGAAGGGAGATCACGCCGGAAACCTTATCTTTAAAGGTTCCGCAAGAAACTTCAATCACCCGATGGCAGGAGCAGGAAAAATTACCATTGCAGAAGTAGAGGAATTGGTAGAACCGGGAGAATTGGATCCCAACCAGATTCACATTCCGGGAATCATGATCCAGAGAATTTTTCAGGGTGAAAAATTTGAAAAAAGAATCGAGCAGAGAACCGTTAGAAAAAGAGATTAATTTTAAATTTCTTTGTTAAAAATAATACCCCGAAAGTTGATTTCGGGGTAATTTATTTTAGTTATAAAAGCCTAATTCTCACGTGAAAAAAAGTGAAGAATCTCTCCACAATCATCTAAACTTCGCTCATCCATCATCCAGCTTCCGTCTCATCTACACCAAAGTTTTCCTTTCCCCGATCTGCTGTCTCCACATTGCATAATACAGGCCTTTTTCCTCAATAAGGTTAAGGTGAGAACCTGTTTCTACAATCTGTCCCCGTTCCAGAACAAAAATTCTGTCGGCGTGCATAATTGTGCTTAAACGGTGCGCAATAAGAACCGTAATCTGCTCTTTTTCCTTAGAGATTTCTTTAATAGTTGTGGTGATTTCTTCCTCCGTAATGCTGTCTAATGCAGAAGTAGCTTCGTCAAAAATTAAAAGATGAGGTTTTCTCAACAAGGCTCTGGCAATGGCAATTCGCTGTTTTTCGCCGCCGCTCAATTTTAATCCGCCTTCACCAATTACGGTTTCTATTCCATTTTCTGCGCGTTCCAGTAGAGCGGTACAGCTGGATTTTTTTAGGGCAAGCTGAAAGTCTTCATCGGTTGCGGAAGGATTCACAAACAAAAGATTTTCTTTGATGGTTCCTGCAAAAAGCTGCGTATCCTGAGTTACAAATCCGATCTGGTTCCTCAATTCATCAAAATCAAACTCTTTTCCGTCAATCTTATTATACAAAATAGAACCTTCCAACGGTCTGTACAGTCCCACAAGAAGTTTAACCAAAGTACTTTTCCCTGAACCACTTGGTCCAACAAAAGCGATTGTTTCGCCGTTTTTCACATTAAACGAAATAGAATTTAACGCTTTATAATGAGCAGACTGATGCTGGAAAGAAACATTTTGAAATTCGAGCTCTTCGATGGCCCCGATTTTTTTCGGAGTTAAAGGCTTAGGCTCAACCTCTTTTTTCATAACACGATCGAAATTATTCAACGAAGCCTGTGCTTCACGGTAAGAAATGATAATATTTCCGATTTCCTGCATCGGCCCGAAAATAAAGAATCCATAAAACATTAACGATAAATACTGTCCCGGAGTTACAATGTTCTTAAAAATCAGTAACAATAATGTAAAGGTAATCGTTTGCTGTAAAAAATTAACCAGCGTTCCCTGCACAAAGCTCAGAGAACGGATGCTTTTTACTTTTCGCAGTTCCAGATTCAGGATTTTATAGGTATTGTTATTCAAACGTTCAACTTCCTGACTGGTGAGTCCCAAGCTTTTTACAATTTCAATATTCCGGAGGCTCTCCGTAGTACTTCCGGCAAGATTGGTGGTTTCTGTTACAATAGTTTTCTGAATGGTTTTAATTCTTTTACTTAATAAATTGGTTACTACTGCAATAAAAATAATTCCAACTACATAAACCGGCATGATCGACCAGTGAAGACGAATAGCGTACACCGAAACGAAGATAATGCTCACCAGGATTCCAAAGAATACATTAATGAAATTATTGATAAATTTCACCGTATCTTCACGCACTTTCGTTAAAATAGAAAGGGTTTCACCACTTCTCTGATCCTCAAATTCCTGAAATGGCAGCCTCATAGAATGCTTTAAACCATCTGTAAAAATTTTAGCCCCAAATTTCTGAATGATTACATTCACGACATAATCCTGGAAAGCTTTGGCAATACGGCTTATCATGGCAGTACCGATTAGCAGTCCTAAAAAATAAAAAACGCCATGATAGATATCAGTTCCGTAAAGATATTCATTCATATTTCTCGGAAGCGTTTTCTCTTTATCGAAAAAATTGGGGTGTGTTACGAGTTTGTCTAATATATTTCCTGTAATAGCGGGTGCAAATAGTGAAAAAACCTGATTAACAGAGGCTAAGAACAGTGAAATAATAATCAGCCATTTGTAAGGTTTAAGGTAGTGTAATAAAATTTTCATCGGTAAAATTAAAAGCCTACAAATTTACAACAAATTGAGATTCAAAATTTATCATAGGATAAGAAAGAAAGGTATTTTGTAATTCCGTAAAAATGGCTAATTTGGCAGGATAAGATTACGCTATGCTAACGAAAGAACAAATTGCACAAAGAATTTCCAGAGAAGTAAAAGACAGATATTATGTAAACCTTGGAATCGGGATTCCTACATTGGTTGCTAATTATGTTCCGGAAAATCTTAATGTAGAATTCCAGAGTGAAAACGGAGTACTGGGAATGGGCCCGTTTCCTTATGAAGGCGATGAAGATGCAGATATCATCAATGCCGGAAAGCAGACGATTACGATTTTGGAAGGAGGGTCATTCTTCGATTCTGCTTTTAGTTTCGGGATGATCAGAAGCAAAAAGGTAGACCTTACGATTCTAGGGGCGATGGAAGTTTCGGAAAACGGAGATATTGCCAACTGGAAAATCCCAGGAAAAATGGTGAAAGGAATGGGCGGCGCAATGGATCTTGTTGCTTCTGCAGAAAATATTATCGTTGCCATGATGCATGTCAACAAAGCAGGAGAAAGTAAAATCCTGAAAAAATGTACCCTTCCTTTAACCGGGGTAAGCTGTGTTAAAAGGGTCGTAACCGAATTGGCGGTGCTGGATGTAACGCCGGCCGGTTTCAAACTCATCGAAAGAGCTCCGGGAGTTTCTGTAGAACATATCATCAAATCAACGGAAGCTGATCTCATTATAGAAGGTGAAATTCCCGAAATGCAGTTTTAAATAAATACAAACCTTGTCTGCCGACAAGGTTTTTTATTAAATAATTTTAATGCAAATCATTAAAAGAACGATAATTATTTAGGAAATAATTATCTTAGCCAAAACCTAAAAATTACATGATACGCGCTTTCTTACTTGTTTTTCTTTTGTTTTCGAGCACAGCTTTTTCACAGGAAAAATTGAATTTAATCCCATATCCTCAGAAAGTTGAACTTCAGAAAGGAGAATTTATCATTCCTGAAAATTTTAAACTTGACGAAAATCTTCCGGTAAAAGAAACTGCCTATTTTAAAAAGTCCACCGCAGGAATGTTTACTTTCAGCTCCGGAAAAAAGGATGAAGGCGTTCACTTGGTTAATGCTCTTTTTACTCCACAACCCGTAATCGGCCAGCAGAAAAAAGAAAAATATTCTATTGAAGTTTCTTCCAGAGGAATTGCTATCAATTCAAATACAAATCAGGGATATTTTCTCGCCCTTCAGACTTTTATTCAGCTATTAGAACAATACAAAGATTCAGGAAAAATACCTGCCATGAAAATTGAGGATGAACCGAAATTCGCCTGGCGCGGAATGCACCTCGATGTTTCCAGACATTTTTTCACTGTTGAAGAAATGAAACAATACATCGATTATCTGGCCATGTACAAACTGAATACTTTTCACTGGCATTTAACCGACGATCAGGGTTGGAGAATTGAAATCAAAAAATACCCGAAATTAACTCTGATCGGTTCAAAACGCAAAGAATCAATGATTGGCGCTTATGTTGATAATACATTCGACGGAAAACCTTACGGACCTTATTTTTATACGCAGGATCAGATTAAAGAAGTCGTAAAATACGCTCAGGAAAGACATATTACCATAGTTCCCGAAATAGAAATGCCGGGTCACGCTTTAGCTGCACTGTCTGCTTATCCGAATTTAGCCTGTACAAAAGGACCTTTCGAACCTGCGACAAAATGGGGTGTTTTTGATGATGTTTTCTGTCCGAAAGACGAAACATTTACCTTTTTAGAAAATGTTTTGGATGAGGTAATCGCTCTTTTTCCTTCACAATACATCCACATCGGAGGCGATGAATGCCCGAAAACAAGATGGAAAGAATGCGCCCATTGTCAGGAATTAATCAAAAAAAATAACCTGAAAGATGAACATGGTCTGCAAAGCTATTTTATTCAAAGAATTGAAAAATACGTCAATTCAAAAGGCAGAAAAATTATCGGTTGGGACGAAATTCTTGAAGGTGGATTGGCTCCGAATGCAGCAGTAATGAGCTGGACAGGAATTAAAGGTGGTGTGGAAGCTGCCAAATCCGGCCATTTTGCCGTCATGACTCCCGGTTCTTACTGTTATTTCGATCATTATCAGGGAGATCCGGCGACGGAACCCAATGCTTTTGGAGGATTTACGCCTTTGGATAAAGTCTATTCTTACAATCCGATTCCCGAAGAACTGAATCCTGAACAGGCAAAATACATTTTAGGCGTTCAGGCAAACTTGTGGACAGAATATATTCTCGATTTTAAGCAGGTTCAATATATGATTTTCCCAAGACTATTAGCGCTTTCAGAGGTTGG
This region includes:
- a CDS encoding family 20 glycosylhydrolase, yielding MNLIPYPQKVELQKGEFIIPENFKLDENLPVKETAYFKKSTAGMFTFSSGKKDEGVHLVNALFTPQPVIGQQKKEKYSIEVSSRGIAINSNTNQGYFLALQTFIQLLEQYKDSGKIPAMKIEDEPKFAWRGMHLDVSRHFFTVEEMKQYIDYLAMYKLNTFHWHLTDDQGWRIEIKKYPKLTLIGSKRKESMIGAYVDNTFDGKPYGPYFYTQDQIKEVVKYAQERHITIVPEIEMPGHALAALSAYPNLACTKGPFEPATKWGVFDDVFCPKDETFTFLENVLDEVIALFPSQYIHIGGDECPKTRWKECAHCQELIKKNNLKDEHGLQSYFIQRIEKYVNSKGRKIIGWDEILEGGLAPNAAVMSWTGIKGGVEAAKSGHFAVMTPGSYCYFDHYQGDPATEPNAFGGFTPLDKVYSYNPIPEELNPEQAKYILGVQANLWTEYILDFKQVQYMIFPRLLALSEVGWGTADPKNYKEFEGRVINEFKNLDKLGVNYAKSIYNVSGKVISSENGVAYELSTSQNQNGIRYTLDGKDPSANFQNYKNPVKISKSMTVKSAYFENGKLKSAISAQSFTISKTTGKKIMLEELPSENYSFGGAFTLVDGIIGNQKQLGKTWLGFQGKDVSATIDFGQKTQFSEIYFNTLDNKGSWIHFAKSAQIFVSDNGTDFKLIKEVGKEEILSVKGKIKVNAGLQNSKYIKVKIENAGIIPAGNPGADSKAWLFVDEIGVN
- a CDS encoding CoA transferase subunit B; its protein translation is MLTKEQIAQRISREVKDRYYVNLGIGIPTLVANYVPENLNVEFQSENGVLGMGPFPYEGDEDADIINAGKQTITILEGGSFFDSAFSFGMIRSKKVDLTILGAMEVSENGDIANWKIPGKMVKGMGGAMDLVASAENIIVAMMHVNKAGESKILKKCTLPLTGVSCVKRVVTELAVLDVTPAGFKLIERAPGVSVEHIIKSTEADLIIEGEIPEMQF
- a CDS encoding CoA transferase subunit A, with the protein product MIDKRVKNAKEAIEGIKDGMTLMLGGFGLCGIPENSINALVESDVKDLTCISNNAGVDDFGLGLLLHKRQIKKMISSYVGENAEFERQMLSGELEVELTPQGTLAEKCRAAQAGIPAFYTPAGFGTEVAEGKEVKDFKGKPHILEYAYEADFSIVKAWKGDHAGNLIFKGSARNFNHPMAGAGKITIAEVEELVEPGELDPNQIHIPGIMIQRIFQGEKFEKRIEQRTVRKRD
- a CDS encoding ABC transporter ATP-binding protein, with the translated sequence MKILLHYLKPYKWLIIISLFLASVNQVFSLFAPAITGNILDKLVTHPNFFDKEKTLPRNMNEYLYGTDIYHGVFYFLGLLIGTAMISRIAKAFQDYVVNVIIQKFGAKIFTDGLKHSMRLPFQEFEDQRSGETLSILTKVREDTVKFINNFINVFFGILVSIIFVSVYAIRLHWSIMPVYVVGIIFIAVVTNLLSKRIKTIQKTIVTETTNLAGSTTESLRNIEIVKSLGLTSQEVERLNNNTYKILNLELRKVKSIRSLSFVQGTLVNFLQQTITFTLLLLIFKNIVTPGQYLSLMFYGFFIFGPMQEIGNIIISYREAQASLNNFDRVMKKEVEPKPLTPKKIGAIEELEFQNVSFQHQSAHYKALNSISFNVKNGETIAFVGPSGSGKSTLVKLLVGLYRPLEGSILYNKIDGKEFDFDELRNQIGFVTQDTQLFAGTIKENLLFVNPSATDEDFQLALKKSSCTALLERAENGIETVIGEGGLKLSGGEKQRIAIARALLRKPHLLIFDEATSALDSITEEEITTTIKEISKEKEQITVLIAHRLSTIMHADRIFVLERGQIVETGSHLNLIEEKGLYYAMWRQQIGERKTLV